The following proteins are encoded in a genomic region of Notolabrus celidotus isolate fNotCel1 chromosome 19, fNotCel1.pri, whole genome shotgun sequence:
- the LOC117830712 gene encoding trichohyalin-like isoform X1 codes for MPVQKKQVLVMMEDWEKLKASLIVPNAKYPQGNTRAQKEEVERILEEKRCRKQEKEDYLNRIAAEEVEEKKKDTQEHLDKANHKLFLTRDCVRNFNSGLMSLYVREENEALSKFQQDRQKHAEEQERKYEEEERRLKVEKDLRQEQDKSHQRRKLHEQVHENMKMIKEKKLEQEKEKEKEKEERDRRHALDVMRTQELRNHVKKEAANRRMTRQSQLEDISVKKLYREQEAQKSMSEDLKIARDQIEIETQKQQRQFHKNYRFRERQVIIDEACDILEITNKQQAASRTMRENAQMSKKEAEAEAERTKKLREKKAKDAETHISCNTLRENRVLRKEQEKKELMQSELDLVQAKQEADMTFLVNEEKRVTMIRNKNIKCRDLNIKLAESRHALQEKEKKEAQDAENKIAMRSAKRQQEFEEYVQTEIQRAAGSRRFAGLKAYAPGAGDKCKDQPGFLPPINSKHLPAGRRYPSTRVESSWRTTGTEEALPRFSTEKSRSTKQHLERNKIDLTYKEYGPQLTHPKHTATKQTPAGIHRHHPGPEGSMFSTMGTREPLPRLATEKTRFIKQHLERNKLQLSYEDNSMVSSIPLPPIVKNERPAGLHNPPPGTEKSPYCTADTSEPLRSFATDKTRSTKKLLERRQRKPAHVSTINVTFNPHPPILSNRRRK; via the exons ATGCCTGTACAAAAAAAGCAAGTATTGGTGATGATGGAAGACTGGGAAAAATTAAAGGCTTCCTTAATCGTGCCAAATGCCAAGTATCCTCAAGGGAACACTCGAGCACAGAAAGAGGAAGTTGAGAGGATTCTGGAGGAAAAGAGATGCAGAAAGCAAGAGAAGGAGGACTATTTAAATAGGATTGCTGCAGAGGAGgtggaagagaagaaaaaggatACGCAGGAACACCTTGACAAAGCCAATCATAAGCTGTTTCTGACAAGAGACTGTGTCCGAAATTTCAACAGTGGCCTAATGTCATTGTATGTTAGGGAGGAGAATGAGGCATTGTCGAAATTTCAgcaagacagacagaaacacgctgaagaacaagaaagaaaatatgaagaggaggagaggaggcttAAGGTGGAGAAAGATCTGAGACAAGAGCAGGACAAATCCCATCAGAGACGGAAACTTCATGAGCAGgtacatgaaaacatgaagatgataaaagagaagaaactagagcaagagaaagagaaagagaaagagaaagaagagagagatagacgTCACGCCCTTGATGTTATGCGCACACAGGAGCTGCGAAATCATGTGAAAAAAGAAGCTGCCAATAGGAGGATGACTCGTCAGAGTCAACTTGAGGATATTTCAGTGAAAAAGTTGTATAGAGAACAGGAGGCACAGAAATCCATGTCAGAGGATTTGAAAATAGCACGTGATCAAATTGaaattgaaacacaaaaacagcaaagacaaTTTCACAAAAATTATAGGTTTAGAGAGAGACAGGTTATAATAGATGAGGCCTGCGATATCTTGGAGATCACAAATAAGCAGCAGGCCGCCTCCAGGACCATGAGGGAGAACGCTCAAATGTCCAAGAAAGAGGctgaagcagaggcagagagaacaaAGAAGTTAAGAGAAAAGAAGGCAAAGGATGCTGAAACTCACATCTCTTGTAACACTCTTAGAGAAAACCGTGTGCTCCGGAAAGAACAGGAGAAGAAGGAACTCATGCAGAGCGAGCTGGACTTGGTCCAAGCAAAGCAAGAGGCGGACATGACATTTTTGGTTAATGAAGAAAAACGGGTCACGATGATcaggaataaaaacattaagtgTCGTGACCTTAACATTAAATTAGCAGAATCGAGACACGCCCTtcaagaaaaggagaaaaaggaggCTCAGGACGCTGAAAATAAGATTGCGATGCGTTCTGCTAAAAGGCAGCAAGAATTCGAGGAGTACGTGCAAACTGAAATACAAAGAGCTGCAGGCAGCCGACGGTTTGCTGGACTTAAAGCCtatgctcctggtgctggggaCAAATGTAAAGATCAGCCGGGCTTCCTTCCACCTATAAACTCAAAACATCTGCCTGCAGGGAGACGCTACCCCTCCACTAGAGTGGAGAGTTCATGGCGTACTACAGGCACCGAGGAAGCTTTGCCCAGGTTTTCTACTGAGAAAAGCAGATCCACCAAGCAGCATTTGGAGAGGAACAAAATAGATTTAACTTACAAAGAGTATGGCCCTCAGCTGACCCACCCCAAACACACTGCCACCAAACAAACACCTGCAGGTATACACCGTCACCATCCTGGTCCAGAGGGATCCATGTTTAGTACCATGGGCACCAGAGAACCATTGCCTAGATTAGCGACAGAGAAAACGCGCTTCATCAAGCAGCATCTAGAGCGAAACAAGCTGCAGTTATCTTACGAGGATAACAGTATG GTCAGTTCTATCCCCCTTCCTCCCATTGTCAAAAATGAAAGACCTGCAGGACTACACAACCCACCTCCTGGGACTGAGAAATCCCCCTACTGTACAGCAGACACAAGTGAACCTCTACGTTCTTTTGCAACTGACAAAACCCGGTCAACAAAGAAGCTTTTGGAGCGGCGTCAGCGGAAACCTGCTCATGTGAGCACGATTAATGTAACGTTCAACCCCCACCCGCCCATTCtttcaaacagaagaagaaaataa
- the LOC117830712 gene encoding trichohyalin-like isoform X2, translating into MPVQKKQVLVMMEDWEKLKASLIVPNAKYPQGNTRAQKEEVERILEEKRCRKQEKEDYLNRIAAEEVEEKKKDTQEHLDKANHKLFLTRDCVRNFNSGLMSLYVREENEALSKFQQDRQKHAEEQERKYEEEERRLKVEKDLRQEQDKSHQRRKLHEQVHENMKMIKEKKLEQEKEKEKEKEERDRRHALDVMRTQELRNHVKKEAANRRMTRQSQLEDISVKKLYREQEAQKSMSEDLKIARDQIEIETQKQQRQFHKNYRFRERQVIIDEACDILEITNKQQAASRTMRENAQMSKKEAEAEAERTKKLREKKAKDAETHISCNTLRENRVLRKEQEKKELMQSELDLVQAKQEADMTFLVNEEKRVTMIRNKNIKCRDLNIKLAESRHALQEKEKKEAQDAENKIAMRSAKRQQEFEEYVQTEIQRAAGSRRFAGLKAYAPGAGDKCKDQPGFLPPINSKHLPAGRRYPSTRVESSWRTTGTEEALPRFSTEKSRSTKQHLERNKIDLTYKEYGPQLTHPKHTATKQTPAGIHRHHPGPEGSMFSTMGTREPLPRLATEKTRFIKQHLERNKLQLSYKDNSMVSSIPLPPIVKNERPAGLHNPPPGTEKSPYCTADTSEPLRSFATDKTRSTKKLLERRQRKPAHVSTINVTFNPHPPILSNRRRK; encoded by the exons ATGCCTGTACAAAAAAAGCAAGTATTGGTGATGATGGAAGACTGGGAAAAATTAAAGGCTTCCTTAATCGTGCCAAATGCCAAGTATCCTCAAGGGAACACTCGAGCACAGAAAGAGGAAGTTGAGAGGATTCTGGAGGAAAAGAGATGCAGAAAGCAAGAGAAGGAGGACTATTTAAATAGGATTGCTGCAGAGGAGgtggaagagaagaaaaaggatACGCAGGAACACCTTGACAAAGCCAATCATAAGCTGTTTCTGACAAGAGACTGTGTCCGAAATTTCAACAGTGGCCTAATGTCATTGTATGTTAGGGAGGAGAATGAGGCATTGTCGAAATTTCAgcaagacagacagaaacacgctgaagaacaagaaagaaaatatgaagaggaggagaggaggcttAAGGTGGAGAAAGATCTGAGACAAGAGCAGGACAAATCCCATCAGAGACGGAAACTTCATGAGCAGgtacatgaaaacatgaagatgataaaagagaagaaactagagcaagagaaagagaaagagaaagagaaagaagagagagatagacgTCACGCCCTTGATGTTATGCGCACACAGGAGCTGCGAAATCATGTGAAAAAAGAAGCTGCCAATAGGAGGATGACTCGTCAGAGTCAACTTGAGGATATTTCAGTGAAAAAGTTGTATAGAGAACAGGAGGCACAGAAATCCATGTCAGAGGATTTGAAAATAGCACGTGATCAAATTGaaattgaaacacaaaaacagcaaagacaaTTTCACAAAAATTATAGGTTTAGAGAGAGACAGGTTATAATAGATGAGGCCTGCGATATCTTGGAGATCACAAATAAGCAGCAGGCCGCCTCCAGGACCATGAGGGAGAACGCTCAAATGTCCAAGAAAGAGGctgaagcagaggcagagagaacaaAGAAGTTAAGAGAAAAGAAGGCAAAGGATGCTGAAACTCACATCTCTTGTAACACTCTTAGAGAAAACCGTGTGCTCCGGAAAGAACAGGAGAAGAAGGAACTCATGCAGAGCGAGCTGGACTTGGTCCAAGCAAAGCAAGAGGCGGACATGACATTTTTGGTTAATGAAGAAAAACGGGTCACGATGATcaggaataaaaacattaagtgTCGTGACCTTAACATTAAATTAGCAGAATCGAGACACGCCCTtcaagaaaaggagaaaaaggaggCTCAGGACGCTGAAAATAAGATTGCGATGCGTTCTGCTAAAAGGCAGCAAGAATTCGAGGAGTACGTGCAAACTGAAATACAAAGAGCTGCAGGCAGCCGACGGTTTGCTGGACTTAAAGCCtatgctcctggtgctggggaCAAATGTAAAGATCAGCCGGGCTTCCTTCCACCTATAAACTCAAAACATCTGCCTGCAGGGAGACGCTACCCCTCCACTAGAGTGGAGAGTTCATGGCGTACTACAGGCACCGAGGAAGCTTTGCCCAGGTTTTCTACTGAGAAAAGCAGATCCACCAAGCAGCATTTGGAGAGGAACAAAATAGATTTAACTTACAAAGAGTATGGCCCTCAGCTGACCCACCCCAAACACACTGCCACCAAACAAACACCTGCAGGTATACACCGTCACCATCCTGGTCCAGAGGGATCCATGTTTAGTACCATGGGCACCAGAGAACCATTGCCTAGATTAGCGACAGAGAAAACGCGCTTCATCAAGCAGCATCTAGAGCGAAACAAGCTGCAG TTATCTTACAAGGATAACAGTATGGTCAGTTCTATCCCCCTTCCTCCCATTGTCAAAAATGAAAGACCTGCAGGACTACACAACCCACCTCCTGGGACTGAGAAATCCCCCTACTGTACAGCAGACACAAGTGAACCTCTACGTTCTTTTGCAACTGACAAAACCCGGTCAACAAAGAAGCTTTTGGAGCGGCGTCAGCGGAAACCTGCTCATGTGAGCACGATTAATGTAACGTTCAACCCCCACCCGCCCATTCtttcaaacagaagaagaaaataa